From the genome of Thermosynechococcus sp. NK55a:
TTCTTCGGGGGGTGGGGTTTGGGGGGGTTCAGTCATGGCGATCGCTCCTAATGCAACAGTTCAATCCTACAGGTGAATTCCTATGCAAGTATTCTATATCTTTAGTTTTTGATCATAGCAGCCAAAGCAGGGGCCAGCGGTTTGAAAAATCGCTTTTGGTGAAGGAACGGTTGGCTCTTCAAGCGTGCAGCAGAGGAATCATATCGGTGGGTGCCCCTTGGCCAATCACTTTGCCGCGATCGAGAACAATGGCACCATCCGCTTGCGCTAGTTCATCGAGGCGATGGGTGACCCACAGCGCCGTCATCCCTTGAGTGTTGACCAGTTGGCGCACATAGCCCAAGAGTTCCCGCTGGCTATCGGGGTCAAGGAGTGCCGTGGGTTCATCGAGCAACAGCACCCGGCAATGGCGAGCAATCGCCCCGGCAATAGCTACCCGCTGTTTTTGGCCACCACTGAGGGCATAGATGGGACGGCGTTCTAACCCCTGTAAATTTACCGCTTGCAGAGCAGCACTGACGCGCTCACGCACCTGCCAATAGTTCAGAGCTTCACCATTGAGACTAAAGGCAATATCGGCACCCACACTCGGCATCACCAGTTGGTGATCGGGGTTCTGGAAGACAAAGCCAAGGGGCTGCTCTACATAGACTTCACCCCTTTGGGGCTGCAAAAGTCCCCCCAAAATACGCACCAGTGTTGACTTACCACTACCATTGCGGCCTAGGAGCATCCACAGTTGCCCCCGCGGGATTTCTAACGATACCTGATCCAGCACTAAAACCTCTGGCGACCAGCCAAAGGAGACCTCTTTGAGATGAATTGCTGTGGAGATTGCCGCCATGGGTTTTTGGACAATACTCATGGTTTTCGGTAGGGTGATGATGATCCCCAATTGGGTTGTTGGGCACCAAGTAAGGGAGCGGCTATGCAAGAGGAATTATACATTGTCCTCATCAGCATTCATGGTTTGATTCGGGGCGATCGCCTTGAACTGGGGCGAGATGCCGATACGGGAGGACAAACGCGCTATGTGGTCGAACTGGCAAAAACCCTTGCAGCCCATCCCCGTGTTGCACAAGTGGATTTGGTCACTCGTCTAATTCCCGATGCCAAGGTCAGTCCCGACTATGCCCAGCCCATTGAGCGAATTAGCGATCGCGCCCGCATTGTCCGTCTGGCCTGTGGTCCGCGCCGCTATTTGCGCAAAGAAGTGCTTTGGCCCTATCTAGATGTCTTTGCCGATGAACTGTTGCGCCATCTCCGCCAAAGTGGGCGCATGCCCGATGTCATCCACAGTCACTATGCCGATGCGGGTTATGTGGGCTGCCGTGTGGCTGGCTGGTTGGGGGTTCCCCTTGTGCACACTGGGCATTCCCTCGGACGGGTCAAGCAACAGCGACTCCTGGCCCAGGGCGGTAAACCCGATGCCCTTGAAGAGCAGTTTCACTTTACGACGCGCATCGAAGCCGAAGAACAAACCCTTGCCAGTGCCGCACTCATTATTGCCAGTACCCACCAGGAAGTCGAAGAGCAGTATCGCTTCTACGATCAATACGACCCGGCACGGATGGCCGTGATTCCACCGGGGGTAGATACCAGCCGCTTCTATCCAGCCCCGGTTCCAGCCGATTTACCGTTTCG
Proteins encoded in this window:
- a CDS encoding energy-coupling factor ABC transporter ATP-binding protein; its protein translation is MSIVQKPMAAISTAIHLKEVSFGWSPEVLVLDQVSLEIPRGQLWMLLGRNGSGKSTLVRILGGLLQPQRGEVYVEQPLGFVFQNPDHQLVMPSVGADIAFSLNGEALNYWQVRERVSAALQAVNLQGLERRPIYALSGGQKQRVAIAGAIARHCRVLLLDEPTALLDPDSQRELLGYVRQLVNTQGMTALWVTHRLDELAQADGAIVLDRGKVIGQGAPTDMIPLLHA